AATGGAGCAGCTCCCAGATTAGGAGCCAGGACGTCCACACTAATGGCCCTGTTCTTGATGAGACAATCCTTGTAGATCCTGAGGTAGTGTTTTTGATATGTTCTCTTAGTTACATGGACTAACTTGACTAATGGCTGTCCACTAAACCTGATTTTCCAGTATCATCAATCAAAGCAACTCATCATTCCATGTTCATGAAACTAGAACTGTATTTATGGTCCATGCACAACCTTAACCTGTCTAAAATGAAGTGCGGTTGCTAGGAACCCAAGTTTTATCTGCTTGGAGCACCATTATTTATATTATCTAATTTGCATATAGCTGATGCGATTGAGAATGAGAAGGAAGTTTCCAAGGCGTTTCAAATCTATAATGTCGATAGAGTTGTCTGTGGCCGGgtagctgtaacaccccggtgttatgcctgcatttaggcactgcaaatcatacatctcatgcatcatcaagcatcctaatcatacatgcctaaccatgtaaataacaattgaaacactgcttcgaaacatatgaaacatgttgtgaaacctgaatgttgcatacctttgttagaattgttttgccctgattttgcttgctaggttagtaaaacatgtttggctagtatggtaaatcatctaggattatttagttcaatttttcgagcaaggttggtattcaaattaattcaaaattttgcttccaaagtaatttcccaaaaattagggttttgagttaaacatggactttgattttacaattcaaaatctagaaagaatttggcgttggtcataaaagcaaagttgtagagaaataaattctaatcaactttcatttttggtacattttcaaaagatgtcatttttttgctcaaaataatatttgaaagctggcatttaaaaaatttcttgaaaatataaatgaaaaaggGCTTTTTCTCCTTCGTGGGCCGCCGCTCAGCTTCCAGGCCCatggccgaagccggcctggcccgcGTCCCCGCCTGCCGCGCGTTTCGCCCTGGCCAGCTGCGcttcgccggcccaggcccacacCGCGGCCGCTCCCGCGCGCAGCCCGCCTTCCCCGCCTGCCCGGCCGCCACGCGGCGCCCGTACACCGGCGGCGAGGGGCGGTGCCTGCTCCGACCAGCCGCGCCCCGCCTTCAAAGCGGTCCGAGCACGCGCACGCAACCCCACTCCGCCACTCCACTTCGCCTGCCTCCCTGCCTCTTgccccgcagcagcagcagccgcgccCGAGTTGCCGAGCTCGCCGACGCGCTCCGCCGacgtcgagctcccgcaccaccgcgccattccaCGATTCATGCCACCCGTAGTTCCGCCTCGTCGACCTCCATCGTTTGCGCTCACCAGAGGCTACCGTCGTCGAGGTGAGGGCCGAACCtggcgcctccttcctctccaGCGAGCATGCCACCGTGGCCGCGCGGACCCCCACGCCGTCGGGCCAGCGCCGTTGTGCCAGTCGGTGTGGCTCCGCGCGTTGAGCACGCTGGCACCCCCCCGCGCCATGGAggggctcgccgccggtgagcaccggccggCGGAGCACCTCCCCTGCCACTGGGTCGCTGACCCGTGgggcccagccgcagtggctGGCGAAGGCCCCAGGTGGCTGGCCAGTGGGCCGGTTGAACCGCTGGGTcccgcctgtctgtctctctggcaCGGGTTTTGGGTGGATagccgggtggatctagcagatttgagcatgaagtttaaaaggatttcaaaaatgacttttcagaattctatttaaatgctttagaaaatgtttgtgtactccttttagctccaaatctattggaataaattttgctaggatccttatcatcagatctacttgggaaaattattgcatgtcatttttgggatacttttctgtagaactttatttaatcatgtatattgctgataacttgaaaaatgtgtagaaaaatctataggcttcagaaaaatatgattctaagtttgttaatcttctta
This sequence is a window from Miscanthus floridulus cultivar M001 chromosome 10, ASM1932011v1, whole genome shotgun sequence. Protein-coding genes within it:
- the LOC136488785 gene encoding uncharacterized protein, with amino-acid sequence MARWCGSSTSAERVGELGNSGAAAAAAGQEAGRQAKWSGGVGLRARARTALKAGRGWSEQAPPLAAGVRAPRGGRAGGEGGLRAGAAAVWAWAGEAQLARAKRAAGGDAGQAGFGHGPGS